The following proteins come from a genomic window of Fontisubflavum oceani:
- a CDS encoding ABC transporter permease: MIGQDGLWTQTFRYLTCLVLVIWLVLPLIPLAIWSFARGWFFPDILPRVWTLDAWDYAMSDTSGVLDSLWLTIGISLAATALSILIGVPAGRALGMYKFRGKEVVEMMILAPMIVPGIAVALGIHSVFIWLGLTNTVQGVILVHLIPTLPYMTLVMAGIFSNYDPAFEAQARSLGASPLKTFWYVTLPAILPGIIVGGLFAFLVSWSQYILTLLIGGGRVVTLPLLLFNFATSGRNDITGAIGMIYILPGIFILLLTAKQLSGRSAAVGGFGRL; this comes from the coding sequence ATGATCGGGCAAGACGGTCTCTGGACCCAAACCTTCCGCTATCTCACGTGCCTGGTTCTTGTGATCTGGCTGGTGTTGCCGCTTATCCCTTTGGCGATTTGGTCCTTCGCCCGGGGCTGGTTTTTTCCGGATATTCTGCCCCGCGTTTGGACCTTAGACGCGTGGGACTACGCCATGTCTGACACATCTGGCGTGTTAGATAGCCTCTGGCTGACCATCGGCATCTCGCTCGCGGCCACCGCGCTCTCGATCCTGATCGGGGTACCAGCGGGCAGGGCGCTTGGTATGTATAAATTCAGGGGCAAGGAGGTTGTCGAAATGATGATCCTTGCGCCCATGATCGTGCCAGGTATTGCGGTGGCTTTGGGCATTCATTCGGTGTTTATTTGGCTTGGGCTGACCAACACGGTGCAGGGCGTGATCCTTGTCCACCTGATCCCGACGCTGCCTTACATGACCCTCGTCATGGCTGGCATTTTCTCGAATTATGATCCCGCGTTTGAGGCGCAGGCGCGCAGCCTCGGAGCCTCCCCACTCAAGACATTCTGGTATGTGACACTCCCGGCGATCCTGCCCGGCATCATTGTCGGTGGCCTCTTTGCGTTTCTGGTCTCCTGGAGCCAATACATCCTCACCTTGCTGATCGGCGGCGGGCGGGTCGTGACCCTGCCGCTCCTGCTGTTCAACTTCGCGACCTCTGGGCGCAATGACATCACCGGCGCCATCGGCATGATCTACATTCTGCCCGGCATCTTCATTCTCCTTCTCACCGCCAAGCAGCTTTCGGGCCGGAGTGCCGCTGTTGGAGGCTTCGGCCGTCTATGA
- a CDS encoding ABC transporter permease, with protein sequence MSDRLKIFLLLLPALLVIVGLFFGGLLIGLMRSFNYMPVIGLTEPNLQAYAAIFTEEEFYYSFLLSVHISFTSTVISCILAVGAALLLRRAFIGRDIINFLFQLNLTVPHLVGAIGILYLFSQSGSFARLAAEFGMIARPADFPALVFDPYAIGIILQYVWKEVPFIGVIVLANMQAMGEDYESVARSLGASKWQSFRYVLLPLIFPGLMSASVIVFAFTFGAYEIPALLGANYPAALPVLAYRKYTDVDLAARPEAMALAILIAVMSAVMIYIYIRYARRRLRG encoded by the coding sequence TTGTCTGACCGTCTGAAGATTTTCTTGCTGTTGCTGCCGGCGCTCTTGGTGATTGTGGGGCTGTTCTTTGGCGGCCTCTTGATCGGCCTGATGCGCAGCTTCAACTACATGCCGGTGATTGGGCTGACGGAGCCGAACTTGCAGGCCTACGCCGCAATTTTCACGGAGGAGGAGTTCTATTACTCCTTCCTGCTAAGCGTCCATATTTCTTTCACCTCCACGGTGATCTCTTGCATCCTTGCCGTCGGCGCCGCGTTGCTGCTGCGGCGCGCTTTCATTGGTCGTGACATCATCAACTTCCTGTTTCAGTTGAACTTGACCGTGCCGCATTTGGTCGGCGCCATCGGTATTCTCTACCTGTTTTCGCAATCGGGCAGCTTTGCGCGCTTGGCAGCCGAGTTCGGTATGATCGCGCGGCCCGCCGATTTTCCCGCGCTGGTCTTCGACCCCTACGCCATCGGGATCATCCTGCAATATGTCTGGAAAGAGGTGCCGTTTATCGGGGTGATCGTCCTGGCAAACATGCAGGCCATGGGGGAGGACTATGAAAGTGTCGCCCGGTCTTTGGGCGCATCAAAATGGCAGAGCTTTCGCTATGTCCTGCTGCCATTAATCTTTCCGGGCCTTATGTCGGCCTCGGTGATCGTCTTTGCCTTCACCTTTGGGGCCTATGAAATCCCGGCGCTGCTTGGCGCGAATTACCCCGCCGCGCTGCCAGTGCTTGCGTATCGCAAATACACCGATGTCGATTTGGCGGCGCGCCCTGAGGCCATGGCGTTGGCCATTCTGATCGCCGTGATGAGCGCGGTGATGATCTATATCTACATCCGCTATGCGCGCCGGCGGTTGAGGGGGTGA
- a CDS encoding ABC transporter substrate-binding protein, with protein sequence MRYVPKLAALVMSAAMLPPAAMADTADGDALNAMSWDEIVELARGGEVNWFLWGGSDDINRYVTEYIGGRLMDEYGITLNRVGLSDTAEAVNLVLSEREAGVMDAGSVDMIWINGENFRTMMQGDLVYCGYTDLLPNNALIDWSNPAIANDFGVPVDGCEVPWSTAQFAFAYNTALHDAPPTSIPDLLGWIVANPGQFTYSAPPDFNGSVFVRHVFYHAAGGVENLLGEFDQDRFDDVAAATWQILNDIEPYLWREGATYPTSIAALEQLYANQEVGLVFNYEPASVGINIENGIFPPTTQGYAMTDGTIGNTNYTLIPFNSPNKAAALVLQNLLLSAEAQVHKARPDVWGAQPGIDMTRVDGEVRAVFDSIARHPNVVPVEDLAATALPELQASWISAIEQGWIDNVGN encoded by the coding sequence GCCGACACGGCGGATGGCGATGCGCTGAACGCTATGTCATGGGATGAAATCGTCGAATTGGCCCGGGGTGGGGAGGTCAACTGGTTCCTCTGGGGCGGGTCGGATGACATCAACCGATATGTGACCGAATATATCGGCGGTCGGCTGATGGATGAATACGGCATCACGTTGAACCGGGTCGGCCTCAGCGATACGGCGGAGGCGGTCAACCTGGTCCTGAGCGAGCGCGAAGCCGGTGTGATGGATGCAGGCTCCGTCGACATGATTTGGATCAACGGCGAGAATTTCCGCACTATGATGCAGGGAGATTTGGTCTATTGCGGATATACCGATCTTCTGCCGAACAACGCTTTGATCGACTGGAGCAATCCGGCGATTGCCAATGATTTCGGTGTGCCGGTCGATGGCTGCGAAGTGCCCTGGTCGACCGCGCAATTTGCCTTCGCGTACAACACGGCGCTCCATGACGCCCCGCCAACCTCGATCCCGGATTTGTTGGGCTGGATCGTGGCCAACCCAGGTCAGTTCACCTATTCCGCACCGCCCGATTTCAACGGATCGGTGTTTGTCCGGCATGTGTTCTATCATGCTGCAGGCGGCGTCGAGAACCTGCTGGGTGAGTTCGATCAGGACCGTTTTGACGACGTCGCAGCCGCGACTTGGCAGATCTTGAACGATATCGAGCCCTATCTTTGGCGCGAAGGCGCGACTTATCCAACGTCGATCGCGGCGCTGGAACAGCTGTATGCCAATCAGGAAGTCGGTTTGGTGTTCAACTATGAGCCCGCCAGCGTCGGCATCAATATCGAGAACGGCATCTTTCCACCAACGACCCAAGGCTATGCCATGACGGATGGCACAATCGGCAACACCAACTACACGCTGATCCCATTCAATTCGCCCAATAAAGCCGCCGCTTTGGTGCTGCAAAACCTGCTTCTCTCGGCTGAGGCGCAGGTTCACAAGGCAAGGCCGGATGTTTGGGGGGCACAACCGGGGATCGATATGACCCGCGTGGATGGAGAGGTGCGGGCGGTTTTTGACTCAATCGCGCGCCATCCAAACGTTGTGCCCGTCGAAGACTTGGCCGCAACCGCATTGCCGGAACTGCAGGCCTCATGGATTTCTGCGATTGAGCAGGGTTGGATCGACAACGTTGGCAATTGA